A section of the Piliocolobus tephrosceles isolate RC106 chromosome 14, ASM277652v3, whole genome shotgun sequence genome encodes:
- the TLN1 gene encoding talin-1 encodes MVALSLKISIGNVVKTMQFEPSTMVYDACRIIRERIPEAPAGPPSDFGLFLSDDDPKKGIWLEAGKALDYYMLRNGDTMEYRKKQRPLKIRMLDGTVKTIMVDDSKTVTDMLMTICARIGITNHDEYSLVRELMEEKKEEVTGTLRKDKTLLRDEKKMEKLKQKLHTDDELNWLDHGRTLREQGVEEHETLLLRRKFFYSDQNVDSRDPVQLNLLYVQARDDILNGSHPVSFDKACEFAGFQCQIQFGPHNEQKHKAGFLDLKDFLPKEYVKQKGERKIFQAHKNCGQMSEIEAKVRYVKLARSLKTYGVSFFLVKEKMKGKNKLVPRLLGITKECVMRVDEKTKEVIQEWNLTNIKRWAASPKSFTLDFGDYQDGYYSVQTTEGEQIAQLIAGYIDIILKKKKSKDHFGLEGDEESTMLEDSVSPKKSTVLQQQYNRVGKVEHGSVALPAIMRSGASGPENFQVGSMPPAQQQITSGQMHRGHMPPLTSAQQALTGTINSSMQAVQAAQATLDDFDTLPPLGQDAASKAWRKNKMDESKHEIHSQVDAITAGTASVVNLTAGDPAETDYTAVGCAVTTISSNLTEMSRGVKLLAALLEDEGGSGRPLLQAAKGLAGAVSELLRSAQPASAEPRQNLLQAAGNVGQASGELLQQIGESDTDPHFQDVLMQLAKAVASAAAALVLKAKSVAQRTEDSALQTQVIAAATQCALSTSQLVACTKVVAPTISSPVCQEQLVEAGRLVAKAVEGCVSASQAATEDGQLLRGVGAAATAVTQALNELLQHVKAHATGAGPAGRYDQATDTILTVTENIFSSMGDAGEMVRQARILAQATSDLVNAIKADAEGESDLENSRKLLSAAKILADATAKMVEAAKGAAAYPDSEEQQQRLREAAEGLRMATNAAAQNAIKKKLVQRLEHAAKQAAASATQTIAAAQHAASTPKASAGPQPLLVQSCKAVAEQIPLLVQGVRGSQAQPDSPSTQLALIAASQSFLQPGGKMVAAAKASVPTIQDQASAMQLSQCAKNLGTALAELRTAAQKAQEACGPLEMDSALSLVQNLEKDLQEVKAAARDGKLKPLPGETMEKCAQDLGNSTKAVSSAIAQLLGEVAQGNENYAGIAARDVAGGLRSLAQAARGVAALTSDPAVQAIVLDTASDVLDKASSLIEEAKKAAGHPGDPESQQRLAQVAKAVTQALNRCVSCLPGQRDVDNALRAVGDASKRLLSDSLPPSTGTFQEAQSRLNEAAAGLNQAATELVQASRGTPQDLARASGRFGQDFSTFLEAGVEMAGQAPSQEDRAQVVSNLKGISMSSSKLLLAAKALSTDPAAPNLKSQLAAAARAVTDSINQLITMCTQQAPGQKECDNALRELETVRELLENPVQPINDMSYFGCLDSVMENSKVLGEAMTGISQNAKNGNLPEFGEAISTASKALCGFTEAAAQAAYLVGVSDPNSQAGQQGLVEPTQFARANQAIQMACHSLGEPGCTQAQVLSAATIVAKHTSALCNSCRLASARTANPTAKRQFVQSAKEVANSTANLVKTIKALDGAFTEENRAQCRAATAPLLEAVDNLSAFASNPEFSSIPAQISPEGRAAMEPIVISAKTMLESAGGLIQTARALAVNPRDPPSWSVLAGHSRTVSDSIKKLITSMRDKAPGQLECEAAIAGLNSCLRDLDQASLAAVSQQLAPREGISQEALHTQMLTAVQEISHLIEPLANAARAEASQLGHKVSQMAQYFEPLTLAAVGAASKTLSHPQQMALLDQTKTLAESALQLLYTAKEAGGNPKQAAHTQEALEEAVQMMTEAVEDLTTTLNEAASAAGVVGGMVDSITQAINQLDEGPMGEPEGSFVDYQTTMVRTAKAIAVTVQEMVTKSNTSPEELGPLANQLTSDYGRLASEAKPAAVAAENEEIGSHIKHRVQELGHGCAALVTKAGALQCSPSDAYTKKELIECARRVSEKVSHVLAALQAGNRGTQACITAASAVSGIIADLDTTIMFATAGTLNREGTETFADHREGILKTAKVLVEDTKVLVQNAAGSQEKLAQAAQSSVATITRLADVVKLGAASLGAEDPETQVVLINAVKDVAKALGDLISATKAAAGKVGDDPAVWQLKNSAKVMVTNVTSLLKTVKAVEDEATKGTRALEATTEHIRQELAVFCSPEPPAKTSTPEDFIRMTKGITMATAKAVAAGNSCRQEDVIATANLSRRAIADMLRACKEAAYHPEVAPDVRLRALHYGRECANGYLELLDHVLLTLQKPSPELKQQLTGHSKRVAGSVTELIQAAEAMKGTEWVDPEDPTVIAENELLGAAAAIEAAAKKLEQLKPRAKPKEADESLNFEEQILEAAKSIAAATSALVKAASAAQRELVAQGKVGAIPANALDDGQWSQGLISAARMVAAATNNLCEAANAAVQGHASQEKLISSAKQVAASTAQLLVACKVKADQDSEAMKRLQAAGNAVKRASDNLVKAAQKAAAFEEQENETVVVKEKMVGGIAQIIAAQEEMLRKERELEEARKKLAQIRQQQYKFLPSELRDEH; translated from the exons TGAAAAGAAGATGGAGAAACTAAAGCAGAAATTGCACACAGATGACGAGT TGAACTGGCTGGACCATGGCCGGACACTGAGGGAGCAGGGTGTAGAGGAGCATGAGACACTGCTGCTGCGGAGGAAGTTCTTTTACTCAGACCAGAATGTGGATTCCCGGGACCCCGTACAGCTGAACCTCCTATATGTGCAG GCACGAGATGACATCTTGAATGGCTCCCACCCTGTCTCCTTTGACAAGGCCTGTGAGTTTGCTGGCTTCCAATGCCAGATCCAGTTTGGGCCCCACAATGAGCAGAAGCACAAGGCTGGCTTCCTCGA CCTGAAGGACTTCCTGCCCAAGGAGTATGTGAAGCAGAAGGGAGAGCGTAAGATCTTCCAG GCACACAAGAATTGTGGGCAGATGAGTGAGATTGAGGCCAAGGTCCGCTACGTGAAGCTAGCCCGTTCTCTCAAGACTTACGGTGTCTCCTTTTTCCTGGTGAAG gaaaaaatgaaagggaagaaCAAGCTAGTGCCCAGGCTTCTGGGCATCACCAAGGAGTGTGTGATGCGAGTGGATGAGAAGACCAAGGAAGTGATCCAGGAGTGGAACCTCACCAACATCAAACGCTGGGCTGCCTCTCCCAAAAGCTTCACCCTG GATTTTGGAGATTACCAAGACGGCTACTACTCAGTACAGACAACTGAAGGGGAGCAGATTGCACAGCTCATTGCCGGCTACATCGATATCATCCTGAAGAAG aaaaaaagcaaggatCACTTTGGGCTGGAAGGAGATGAGGAGTCTACTATGCTGGAGGACTCAGTGTCCCCCAAAAA GTCAACAGTCCTGCAGCAGCAGTACAACCGGGTGGGGAAAGTGGAGCATGGCTCTGTGGCCCTGCCTGCCATCATGCGCTCTGGAGCCTCTGGTCCTGAGAATTTCCAGGTGGGCAGCATGCCCCCTGCCCAGCAGCAGATTACCAGCGGCCAGATGCACCGAGGACACATGCCTCCTCTG ACTTCGGCCCAGCAGGCACTCACTGGAACCATTAACTCCAGCATGCAGGCTGTGCAGGCTGCCCAGGCCACCCTGGATGACTTTGACACTCTGCCACCTCTTGGCCAGGATGCT gCCTCTAAGGCCTGGCGTAAGAACAAGATGGATGAATCAAAGCATGAGATCCACTCTCAGGTAGATGCCATCACAGCTGGTACTGCGTCTGTGGTGAACCTGACAGCAG GGGACCCTGCTGAGACAGACTATACCGCAGTGGGCTGTGCAGTCACCACAATCTCCTCCAACCTGACGGAGATGTCCCGTGGGGTGAAGCTGCTGGCTGCCTTGCTGGAGGATGAAGGCGGCAGTGGCCGGCCTCTGTTGCAGGCAGCAAAGGGCCTTGCGGGGGCAGTGTCAGAACTGCTGCGCAGTGCCCAACCGGCCAGTGCTGAG CCCCGTCAGAACCTGCTGCAAGCAGCTGGGAACGTGGGCCAGGCCAGTGGGGAGCTGTTGCAACAAATTGGGGAAAGTGATACTGACCCCCACTTCCAG GACGTGCTAATGCAGCTCGCCAAAGCTGTGGCAAGTGCTGCAGCTGCCCTGGTCCTCAAGGCCAAGAGTGTGGCCCAGAGGACAGAGGACTCAGCGCTTCAGACCCAAGTTATTGCTGCAGCAACACAGTGTGCCCTGTCCACTTCCCAACTAGTGGCCTGTACTAAG GTGGTGGCACCTACAATCAGCTCACCTGTCTGCCAAGAACAACTGGTGGAGGCTGGACGACTGGTAGCCAAAGCCGTGGAGGGCTGtgtgtctgcctcccaggcagctACAGAGGATGGGCAACTGTTGCGAGGGGTAGGAGCAGCAGCCACAGCTGTCACCCAGGCCCTGAATGAGCTGCTGCAGCATGTGAAGGCCCATGCCACAGGGGCTGGGCCTGCTGGCCGTTATGACCAGGCCACTGACACCATCCTTACTGTCACTGAGAACATCTTTAGCTCCATGGGTGATGCTG GGGAGATGGTGCGACAGGCCCGCATCCTGGCCCAAGCCACATCTGACTTGGTCAATGCCATCAAGGCCGATGCTGAGGGGGAAAGTGATCTGGAGAACTCCCGCAAGCTCTTAAGTGCTGCCAAGATCCTAGCTGATGCCACAGCCAAGATGGTAGAGGCTGCCAAG GGAGCAGCCGCCTACCCTGACAGTgaggagcagcagcagcggcTGCGGGAGGCAGCTGAGGGGCTGCGCATGGCCACCAATGCAGCCGCGCAGAATGCCATCAAGAAAAAGCTGGTGCAGCGCCTGGAG CATGCAGCCAAGCAGGCTGCAGCCTCAGCCACACAGACCATCGCTGCAGCTCAGCACGCAGCCTCTACCCCCAAGGCCTCTGCCGGCCCGCAGCCCCTGCTGGTGCAGAGCTGCAAG GCAGTGGCAGAGCAGATTCCGCTGCTGGTGCAGGGTGTCCGAGGAAGCCAAGCCCAGCCTGACAGCCCCAGCACTCAGCTTGCCCTCATTGCTGCCAGCCAGAGCTTCCTGCAG CCAGGTGGGAAGATGGTGGCAGCTGCAAAGGCCTCAGTGCCAACGATTCAGGACCAGGCTTCAGCCATGCAGCTGAGTCAGTGTGCCAAGAACCTGGGCACCGCGCTGGCTGAACTCCGGACGGCTGCCCAGAAG GCTCAGGAAGCATGTGGACCTTTGGAGATGGATTCTGCCCTGAGTTTGGTACAGAATCTAGAGAAAGATCTACAGGAAGTGAAGGCAGCGGCTCGAGATGGCAAGCTTAAACCCTTACCTGGGGAGACA ATGGAGAAGTGTGCCCAGGACCTGGGCAACAGCACCAAAGCCGTGAGCTCCGCCATCGCCCAGCTACTGGGAGAGGTTGCCCAGGGCAATGAGAATTATGCAG GTATTGCAGCTCGGGATGTGGCAGGTGGGCTGCGGTCACTGGCCCAGGCCGCTAGGGGAGTTGCTGCACTGACGTCAGATCCTGCAGTGCAGGCCATTGTACTTGACACGGCCAGTGATGTGCTGGACAAAGCTAGCAGCCTTATTGAGGAGGCGAAAAAGGCAGCTGGCCATCCAGGGGACCCTGAGAGCCAGCAGCGGCTTGCCCAG GTGGCTAAAGCAGTGACCCAGGCTCTGAACCGCTGTGTCAGCTGCCTACCTGGCCAGCGCGATGTGGATAATGCCCTGAGGGCAGTTGGAGATGCCAGCAAGCGACTCCTGAGTGACTCG CTTCCTCCTAGCACTGGGACATTTCAAGAAGCTCAGAGCCGGTTGAATGAAGCTGCTGCTGGGCTGAATCAGGCAGCCACAGAACTGGTGCAGGCCTCTCGGGGAACCCCTCAGGACCTGGCTCGAGCCTCAGGCCGATTTGGACAGGACTTCAGCACCTTCCTGGAAGCTGGTGTAGAGATGGCAGGCCAGGCTCCG AGCCAGGAGGACCGAGCCCAAGTTGTGTCCAACTTGAAGGGCATCTCCATGTCTTCAAGCAAACTTCTTCTGGCTGCCAAGGCCCTGTCCACGGACCCTGCTGCCCCTAACCTCAAGAGTCAGCTGGCTGCAGCTGCCAG GGCAGTAACTGACAGTATCAATCAGCTCATCACTATGTGCACCCAGCAGGCACCCGGCCAGAAGGAGTGTGATAATGCCTTGCGGGAGTTGGAG ACGGTCCGGGAACTCCTGGAGAACCCAGTCCAGCCCATCAATGACATGTCCTACTTTGGTTGCCTGGACAGTGTAATGGAGAACTCAAAG GTGCTGGGCGAGGCTATGACTGGCATCTCCCAAAATGCCAAGAATGGAAATCTGCCAGAGTTTGGAGAGGCCATTTCCACAGCCTCAAAGGCACTCTGTGGCTTCACTGAGGCAGCTGCACAG GCTGCATATCTGGTTGGTGTCTCTGACCCCAATAGTCAAGCTGGACAGCAGGGGCTGGTGGAGCCCACACAGTTTGCCCGTGCAAACCAGGCAATTCAGATGGCCTGCCACAGTTTGGGAGAGCCTGGCTGTACCCAGGCCCAG GTGCTCTCCGCAGCCACCATTGTGGCCAAACACACCTCTGCACTGTGTAACAGCTGTCGCCTGGCTTCTGCCCGTACTGCCAATCCTACTGCCAAGCGCCAGTTTGTACAGTCAGCCAAGGAGGTGGCCAACAGCACAGCTAATCTTGTCAAGACCATCAAG GCACTAGATGGGGCCTTCACAGAGGAGAACCGTGCCCAGTGCCGAGCAGCAACAGCCCCTCTGCTGGAGGCTGTGGATAATCTGAGTGCCTTTGCGTCCAACCCTGAGTTCTCCAGCATTCCTGCCCAGATCAGCCCTGAG ggtCGGGCTGCCATGGAGCCCATTGTGATATCTGCCAAGACAATGTTAGAGAGTGCTGGGGGACTCATCCAGACAGCCCGGGCCCTCGCAGTCAATCCCCGGGACCCCCCGAGCTGGTCAGTGCTGGCTGGCCACTCCCGTACTGTCTCAGACTCCATCAAGAAGCTAATTACAAGCATGAG GGACAAGGCTCCAGGGCAGCTGGAGTGTGAAGCGGCCATTGCAGGTCTGAACAGTTGTCTACGGGACCTAGACCAGGCTTCCCTCGCTGCAGTCAGCCAGCAGCTTGCTCCCCGTGAGGGAATCTCTCAAGAG GCCTTGCACACTCAGATGCTCACTGCAGTACAAGAGATCTCCCATCTCATTGAGCCACTGGCCAATGCTGCCCGGGCTGAAGCCTCCCAGCTGGGACACAAG GTGTCCCAGATGGCCCAGTACTTTGAGCCGCTCACCCTGGCTGCAGTGGGTGCTGCTTCCAAGACCCTGAGCCACCCGCAGCAGATGGCGCTCCTGGACCAGACTAAAACATTGGCAGAATCTGCCCTGCAGTTGCTATACACTGCCAAGGAAGCTGGTGGTAACCCAAAG CAAGCAGCTCACACCCAGGAAGCCCTGGAGGAGGCTGTGCAGATGATGACAGAGGCCGTAGAGGACCTGACAACAACTCTCAACGAGGCAGCCAGTGCTGCCGGGGTCGTGGGTGGCATGGTGGACTCCATCACCCAGGCCATCAACCAG CTAGATGAAGGACCAATGGGTGAACCAGAAGGTTCCTTCGTGGATTACCAGACAACTATGGTGCGGACAGCCAAGGCCATTGCAGTGACCGTTCAGGAGATG GTTACCAAGTCAAACACCAGCCCAGAGGAGCTGGGCCCTCTTGCTAACCAGCTGACCAGTGACTATGGCCGTCTGGCCTCGGAGGCCAAGCCTGCAGCGGTGGCTGCTGAAAACGAAGAG ATAGGTTCCCATATCAAACACCGGGTACAGGAGCTGGGCCATGGCTGTGCCGCTCTGGTCACCAAGGCAGGCGCCCTGCAGTGCAGCCCCAGTGATGCCTATACCAAGAAGGAGCTCATAGAGTGTGCCCGGAGAGTCTCTGAGAAG GTCTCCCACGTCCTAGCTGCGCTTCAGGCTGGGAATCGTGGCACCCAGGCCTGCATCACAGCAGCCAGCGCTGTGTCTGGTATCATTGCTGACCTCGACACCACCATCATGTTCGCCACTGCTGGCACGCTGAATCGCGAGGGTACTGAAACTTTCGCTGACCACCG GGAGGGCATCCTGAAGACTGCAAAGGTGCTGGTGGAGGACACCAAGGTCCTGGTGCAAAACGCAGCCGGGAGCCAGGAGAAGTTGGCACAGGCTGCCCAGTCCTCCGTGGCGACCATCACCCGCCTCGCTGATGTGGTCAAGCTGGGTGCAGCCAGCCTGGGAGCTGAGGACCCTGAGACCCAG GTGGTACTAATCAACGCAGTGAAAGATGTAGCCAAGGCCCTGGGAGACCTCATCAGTGCAACGAAGGCTGCAGCTGGCAAAGTTGGAGATGACCCTGCTGTGTGGCAGCTAAAGAACTCTGCCAAG GTGATGGTGACCAATGTGACATCGTTGCTTAAGACAGTAAAAGCTGTGGAAGATGAGGCCACCAAAGGCACTCGGGCCCTGGAAGCAACCACTGAACACATACGGCAGGAACTGGCG GTTTTCTGTTCCCCAGAGCCACCTGCCAAGACCTCTACCCCAGAAGACTTCATCCGAATGACCAAGGGTATCACCATGGCAACAGCCAAGGCCGTTGCCGCTGGCAATTCCTGTCGCCAAGAAGATGTCATTGCCACAGCCAATCTGAGCCGCCGTGCTATTGCAGATATGCTTCGGGCTTGCAAG GAAGCAGCTTACCACCCGGAAGTAGCCCCTGATGTGCGGCTTCGAGCCCTGCACTATGGCCGGGAGTGTGCCAATGGCTACCTGGAACTGCTGGACCATGTGCTGCTG ACCCTGCAAAAGCCAAGCCCAGAACTGAAGCAGCAGTTGACAGGACATTCAAAGCGTGTGGCTGGTTCCGTCACTGAGCTCATCCAGGCTGCTGAAGCCATGAAGG GAACAGAATGGGTGGACCCAGAGGACCCCACAGTCATTGCTGAGAATGAGCTCCTGGGAGCTGCAGCTGCCATTGAGGCTGCAGCTAAAAAGCTAGAGCAGCTGAAGCCCCGGGCCAAACCCAAG GAGGCAGATGAGTCCTTGAACTTTGAGGAGCAGATACTAGAAGCTGCCAAGTCCATTGCAGCAGCCACCAGTGCACTGGTAAAGGCTGCGTCGGCTGCCCAGAGAGAACTAGTGGCCCAAGGGAAG gTGGGTGCCATTCCAGCCAATGCACTGGACGATGGACAGTGGTCCCAGGGCCTCATTTCTGCT GCCCGGATGGTGGCTGCGGCCACCAACAATCTGTGTGAGGCAGCCAATGCAGCTGTGCAAGGCCACGCTAGCCAGGAGAAGCTCATCTCATCAGCCAAGCAGGTAGCTGCCTCCACAGCCCAGCTCCTTGTGGCCTGCAAGGTCAAGGCTGACCAGGACTCGGAGGCAATGAAACGACTTCAG GCTGCTGGCAACGCAGTGAAGCGAGCCTCAGATAACCTGGTGAAAGCAGCACAAAAGGCTGCAGCCTTCGAAGAGCAGGAGAATGAGACAGTGGTGGTGAAAGAGAAGATGGTTGGCGGCATTGCCCAG ATCATCGCAGCACAGGAAGAGATGCTTCGGAAGGAACGAGAGCTAGAAGAGGCGCGGAAGAAACTGGCCCAGATCCGGCAGCAGCAGTACAAGTTCCTGCCTTCAGAGCTTCGAGATGAGCACTAG